The following proteins come from a genomic window of Verrucomicrobium sp.:
- a CDS encoding sugar transferase produces the protein MYNKKRQKFDWPFALAGGDALAIGISLFLTLQGLRAASHLPASPLPWRETAAYLIFIALFFRRSSLYSWRAFSSRGLLPLRIILVLGGAGLTFLGCAYLFGEEQTGSSLLAKWTGIQTLCAFLLVWGTRFFLRYLIMDRFSLIPQEIISFVGWSPAMKRVLEGYRQEVGRFQQVAGYFEAGPAPEEGFPSLGPIEEMERTVSARGITLLIADEASLGTERIHTLSVAASRALVYFQMIPSWVDIQSRRVRTRTVAGIPVLSLTGVPLDFLLNRILKRAVDIVGALVGLAISAPLIAVMAALIKAESPGPAFYRQVRVGKEGRLFQIIKLRSMRLDAEAAGGAGWTVSDDPRRLRIGAFIRKWNIDETPQFWNVFKGDMSLVGPRPERPEFVSGFNRNIDHYNLRHHYRPGMTSWAAIHGLRGNTSIEDRLSYDRYYYENWSLPLDFRIMFRTLLPPKNAY, from the coding sequence ATGTACAACAAGAAGCGTCAGAAATTCGACTGGCCCTTCGCCCTGGCGGGAGGAGACGCCCTGGCGATCGGAATCTCCCTCTTTCTCACCCTTCAGGGCCTGCGCGCCGCCTCCCATCTCCCCGCCTCCCCCTTGCCCTGGCGGGAAACGGCGGCCTACCTCATCTTCATCGCCCTCTTCTTCAGGCGCTCCTCCCTCTACAGTTGGCGGGCCTTTTCCAGCCGCGGCCTTCTTCCGCTTCGGATCATCCTCGTCCTGGGAGGGGCCGGCCTTACCTTCCTTGGCTGCGCCTACCTTTTTGGAGAGGAACAGACAGGCTCCTCCCTCCTGGCCAAGTGGACCGGCATCCAGACCCTCTGCGCATTCCTCCTCGTCTGGGGAACGCGCTTTTTCCTGCGCTACCTCATCATGGACCGCTTCTCCCTGATTCCCCAGGAAATCATCTCCTTCGTCGGCTGGAGCCCGGCCATGAAACGCGTGCTGGAGGGATACCGGCAGGAAGTCGGCCGCTTCCAGCAAGTCGCCGGCTACTTCGAGGCGGGCCCCGCGCCGGAAGAGGGATTCCCCTCCCTGGGCCCGATCGAGGAAATGGAGCGAACCGTCTCCGCGCGCGGCATCACCCTTCTCATCGCCGACGAGGCCAGCCTCGGCACGGAACGGATCCATACCCTCTCCGTGGCCGCCTCCCGCGCCCTGGTCTACTTCCAGATGATCCCCTCCTGGGTCGACATCCAAAGCCGCCGCGTCCGCACCCGGACCGTCGCCGGAATCCCCGTGCTCAGCCTGACCGGCGTGCCCCTCGACTTCCTCCTCAACCGCATCCTTAAGCGCGCCGTCGACATCGTGGGCGCCCTCGTCGGGCTGGCCATCTCCGCCCCCCTCATCGCCGTCATGGCCGCGCTCATCAAGGCGGAATCCCCCGGCCCCGCCTTCTACCGCCAAGTGCGCGTGGGGAAGGAAGGGCGGCTTTTCCAAATCATCAAGCTGCGCAGCATGCGGCTGGACGCGGAAGCCGCAGGCGGCGCGGGCTGGACCGTCTCCGACGATCCCCGCCGCCTCCGCATCGGCGCCTTCATCCGGAAGTGGAACATCGACGAAACCCCGCAGTTTTGGAACGTCTTCAAAGGGGATATGAGCCTCGTCGGCCCCCGGCCGGAGCGGCCCGAATTCGTCTCCGGATTCAACCGGAACATCGACCACTACAACCTGCGCCACCACTACCGCCCCGGCATGACCAGCTGGGCCGCCATCCACGGCCTGCGGGGGAACACCTCCATCGAAGACCGCCTCTCCTACGACCGCTACTACTACGAGAACTGGAGCCTGCCCCTCGACTTCCGGATCATGTTCCGCACCCTCCTGCCCCCTAAAAACGCCTACTGA
- a CDS encoding lysophospholipid acyltransferase family protein: protein MKGLYKSRFVAWLAARLIKALFATLRFEVSGLENIRHAGPRLFVFWHDRLLLAPSIYRWIEPRRPGMALISRSRDGETIARIISHFRIEAGRGSTSKKGGMGLRALVRVIEQRQADVAITPDGPRGPRHEVKPGILQLAQWTGHPIIPIVYSTTPHWKLPSWDRFQIPKPFAKCRLAFGAPIRVPAEAGAEEVERLRKELAKILGE, encoded by the coding sequence ATGAAGGGGCTCTACAAATCGCGCTTCGTCGCCTGGCTGGCCGCGCGGCTCATCAAGGCCCTCTTCGCCACCCTCCGCTTCGAGGTCAGCGGCCTGGAAAACATCCGCCACGCGGGACCGCGCCTCTTCGTCTTCTGGCACGACCGCCTCCTCCTGGCCCCTTCCATCTACCGGTGGATCGAGCCGCGGCGCCCCGGCATGGCCCTCATCAGCCGCAGCCGGGACGGGGAAACCATCGCCCGCATCATCTCCCACTTCCGCATCGAGGCGGGCCGGGGATCGACCTCCAAGAAGGGCGGCATGGGCCTGCGGGCCCTGGTCCGCGTCATCGAGCAGCGCCAGGCCGACGTGGCCATCACCCCCGACGGCCCGCGCGGCCCCCGGCACGAGGTAAAGCCCGGCATCCTCCAGCTGGCCCAATGGACCGGCCACCCCATCATCCCCATCGTCTACTCCACGACACCCCATTGGAAACTGCCCAGCTGGGACCGCTTCCAAATTCCAAAACCCTTCGCCAAATGCCGCCTCGCCTTCGGCGCTCCGATCCGCGTCCCGGCCGAGGCCGGCGCGGAAGAAGTCGAGCGCCTGCGCAAGGAACTCGCCAAAATACTCGGCGAGTGA
- a CDS encoding MFS transporter, with amino-acid sequence MKVPTAVEEGSGLPEDIHHAYSFEILNTVSFTLAIGLPKLLFLKHLGATATVLGIAASLPALLSILQIPAAGLVEKTGYRAFALRGWTIRSFFILGMIGVPVLSLFLAPMASIALMLLFLVGYNVSRGLSLCAFPPWITRLVPEAFRGHFLSRQQTCNALAACLTMLGTALLFRGSATTGSYTLAFSISFVAAMGSLYFLRSIPDVPVAGAPAAEAFAWNWKTLSANRPFFLLLVYNMVVNAAFAANNVFWMPTLRDLYHWSDTRILVLSSTGYAVAMLALWAFGRILDRVGSRPLLALSSFLLIVHFTLWAAVATGWLKPRFWNMLFLQLASAGVSLFNLANARLLMGTVPAYARSHFFALYNVAINLTLGLLPIAWGIALDGLVRMHWTLAGGDFNRYSLLYATLLGIMLCSLLGLRKLQEARAMTTEAFFYELLVRTPGRAVSRFLPGGRRLLP; translated from the coding sequence ATGAAGGTCCCGACGGCGGTGGAAGAAGGCTCCGGCCTTCCGGAAGACATCCACCACGCCTACTCCTTCGAGATCCTCAACACGGTCTCCTTCACCCTGGCCATCGGCCTTCCGAAGCTGCTTTTTCTCAAGCATCTGGGCGCCACCGCCACGGTGCTGGGCATCGCCGCCTCCCTCCCCGCCCTTCTCTCCATCCTCCAGATCCCGGCGGCGGGCCTGGTGGAAAAGACCGGCTACCGCGCCTTCGCCCTGCGCGGATGGACGATCCGCTCCTTCTTCATCCTGGGGATGATCGGCGTGCCGGTCTTGAGCCTCTTCCTGGCTCCCATGGCGTCGATCGCCCTCATGCTCCTTTTTCTGGTCGGCTACAACGTCTCGCGCGGCCTCTCCCTCTGCGCCTTCCCGCCCTGGATCACCCGCCTGGTGCCGGAGGCCTTCCGCGGCCACTTCCTCTCCCGCCAGCAGACCTGCAACGCCCTGGCCGCCTGCCTCACCATGCTGGGCACCGCCCTTCTCTTCCGGGGCAGCGCCACCACCGGCTCCTACACCCTGGCCTTCTCCATCAGCTTCGTTGCCGCCATGGGCAGCCTCTACTTCCTGCGCAGCATTCCGGACGTGCCCGTCGCCGGGGCCCCCGCGGCGGAGGCCTTCGCCTGGAACTGGAAGACCCTCTCCGCCAACCGGCCCTTCTTCCTCCTCCTGGTCTACAACATGGTGGTCAACGCCGCCTTTGCCGCCAACAACGTCTTCTGGATGCCCACGCTGCGGGACCTCTACCACTGGAGCGACACCCGCATCCTGGTTCTGAGCTCCACCGGCTACGCCGTGGCCATGCTGGCCCTCTGGGCCTTCGGCCGCATCCTGGACCGCGTGGGCAGCCGCCCGCTGCTGGCCCTTTCCTCCTTCCTCCTCATCGTCCACTTCACCCTTTGGGCGGCCGTGGCCACCGGCTGGCTCAAGCCCCGGTTCTGGAACATGCTCTTCCTGCAGCTGGCCAGCGCGGGCGTCTCCCTCTTCAACCTGGCCAACGCCCGCCTTCTCATGGGCACCGTGCCCGCCTACGCCCGCAGCCACTTCTTTGCCCTCTACAACGTGGCCATCAACCTGACCCTGGGCCTCCTGCCCATCGCCTGGGGCATCGCCCTGGACGGCCTGGTGCGGATGCATTGGACCCTCGCCGGAGGGGACTTCAACCGCTATAGTCTCCTCTACGCCACGCTCCTCGGCATTATGCTCTGCTCCCTCCTTGGACTCCGGAAGCTTCAGGAAGCCCGTGCCATGACCACGGAGGCTTTCTTCTACGAGCTGCTGGTCCGCACGCCGGGGCGCGCCGTCAGCCGTTTCCTGCCGGGGGGACGCCGCCTCCTGCCGTGA
- the lysS gene encoding lysine--tRNA ligase, whose amino-acid sequence MSTMDELSELLQVRRTKLSAWQAEGTDPFGGSFPGTRSVADTVSSFQEEAPAKLAGRVVAFRDMGKSIFGHFLDQSGRLQFYANAQSLGDALDSFRRLDLGDIIGVEGTLFTTRTGEKTVKVTRFVLLSKSLRPLPSQWHGLSDAESRYRQRYLDMIANPEVRDTFVLRSRIVREIRRYLEERGFMEVETPMMQAIAGGAAARPFVTHHNALGLELYLRIAPELYLKRLLVGGFEKVFEVNRNFRNEGISRKHNPEFTMLEAYWAYADYQTMAELVEGLIVHLAKEIIGTLQIPCGPADADPRPTIDLTTPWPRKKYRDCVREAAGADWFDVTPEERRARAVALGVEISPAMEDFEVTNQIFEKKVEAVTMNPLFVTHLPKELVPLAKQNAADPSVVDVYELIINGQEISPGYSELNDPVIQRQRLEAQAGEEVQKLDEDFLLALEYGMPPAGGIGLGIDRLVMLLTGAESIRDVILFPLLRPR is encoded by the coding sequence ATGTCTACTATGGATGAACTGAGCGAATTGTTGCAGGTGCGCCGCACGAAGCTTTCCGCCTGGCAGGCGGAAGGGACCGATCCCTTCGGCGGGTCCTTCCCCGGCACCCGGTCGGTGGCCGACACCGTCTCCTCTTTCCAGGAGGAAGCCCCCGCGAAGCTGGCGGGCCGCGTCGTCGCCTTCCGCGACATGGGCAAGAGCATCTTCGGCCACTTCCTGGACCAGAGCGGCCGCCTCCAATTCTACGCCAACGCCCAGTCCCTGGGCGACGCGCTCGACTCCTTCCGCCGCCTCGACCTGGGCGACATCATCGGCGTGGAGGGCACCCTCTTCACCACCCGCACGGGGGAAAAGACGGTGAAGGTGACCCGCTTCGTCCTCCTCTCCAAGTCCCTGCGCCCCCTCCCCTCCCAGTGGCACGGCCTCTCCGACGCGGAGTCCCGCTACCGCCAGCGCTACCTGGACATGATCGCCAACCCGGAGGTGCGCGACACCTTTGTCCTGCGCAGCCGGATCGTCCGGGAGATCCGCCGCTACCTGGAGGAGCGCGGCTTCATGGAGGTGGAGACGCCCATGATGCAGGCCATCGCGGGCGGCGCGGCGGCCCGGCCCTTCGTCACCCACCACAACGCCCTGGGGCTGGAGCTTTACCTCCGCATCGCGCCGGAACTCTACCTCAAGCGCCTGCTGGTCGGCGGCTTCGAGAAAGTCTTCGAGGTAAACCGCAATTTCCGCAACGAGGGCATCTCCCGGAAGCACAACCCGGAATTCACCATGCTGGAAGCCTACTGGGCCTACGCCGACTATCAGACCATGGCGGAGCTGGTGGAAGGCCTCATCGTCCACCTGGCCAAGGAAATCATCGGCACGCTCCAGATCCCCTGCGGCCCGGCCGACGCCGACCCGCGCCCCACGATCGACCTGACCACGCCCTGGCCCCGGAAGAAATACCGGGACTGCGTCCGCGAAGCGGCGGGGGCCGACTGGTTCGACGTCACCCCGGAGGAGCGCCGCGCCCGCGCCGTGGCCCTGGGGGTCGAGATCTCCCCCGCCATGGAGGACTTCGAGGTGACCAACCAGATCTTCGAAAAGAAGGTGGAGGCCGTCACCATGAACCCCCTCTTCGTCACCCATCTGCCGAAGGAGCTGGTCCCCCTGGCCAAGCAGAACGCGGCAGACCCCTCCGTCGTCGACGTCTACGAGCTGATCATCAACGGCCAGGAAATCTCCCCCGGCTACAGCGAGCTGAACGACCCCGTCATCCAGCGCCAGCGCCTGGAAGCCCAGGCGGGGGAGGAAGTGCAGAAGCTCGACGAGGACTTCCTCCTGGCCCTGGAATACGGCATGCCCCCGGCGGGCGGCATCGGCCTGGGCATCGACCGGCTGGTCATGCTCCTGACCGGCGCGGAATCGATCCGGGACGTCATCCTCTTCCCCCTCCTGCGGCCGCGCTAA
- a CDS encoding 6-carboxytetrahydropterin synthase has protein sequence MQITLCKDFAFEAAQALPSFPEGHKCRQVHGHSFKVTISVTGEVDPKTGLFYDHSRISEAMNPLLAKLDHSFLNEIPGLENPTIEVMAGWLWQRLAPQLPGLSEIVLHETPRARCVYRGN, from the coding sequence GTGCAAATCACTCTCTGCAAAGACTTCGCCTTCGAGGCGGCCCAGGCCCTCCCCTCCTTCCCGGAGGGGCACAAATGCCGCCAGGTGCACGGCCACAGCTTTAAGGTGACCATTTCCGTCACCGGGGAGGTCGATCCCAAGACCGGCCTCTTTTACGACCACTCCCGCATCTCCGAGGCGATGAACCCCCTCCTGGCCAAGCTGGACCACTCCTTCCTGAACGAGATCCCCGGCCTGGAAAACCCGACCATCGAGGTCATGGCCGGATGGCTCTGGCAGCGCCTGGCCCCGCAACTGCCGGGCCTCTCGGAGATCGTCCTCCACGAGACGCCCCGCGCCCGCTGCGTCTACCGCGGAAACTAA
- a CDS encoding small basic protein, whose product MSQHRSLRANSATATKRNVLKRFERVDLMKKRGQWKDGDKVIGLRKTRPE is encoded by the coding sequence ATGTCACAGCATCGCAGCCTGCGCGCCAACTCGGCCACCGCCACGAAACGGAACGTTCTCAAGCGCTTCGAGCGCGTCGACCTCATGAAGAAGCGCGGCCAGTGGAAGGACGGCGACAAGGTCATCGGCCTCCGCAAGACCCGCCCCGAATAA
- a CDS encoding pseudouridine synthase — MRLNRFLAQAGCGSRRACEQLITEGRVTINGKVVTDLSTQVEAGDHVKAGKRLLRNERLMTAMLHKPRGFLCTADDPEGRKTIFQLLPSNWPRVFYVGRLDADSEGLLLVTNDGALSQRLTHPSYKLPKTYEVVLDKEFDFTLAEKLKKGLFVEGQKGRFESIHRLGATVVKVVLTQGIKRQIRQMFELVGYKVKRLIRTEIGKLKLGDLPAGQWRLLSDEEIRRSFGSAKPQPAPPSAAKKYKQSKSRSAYPRRSPSGERKPTAARAARERRR; from the coding sequence ATGCGCCTCAACCGATTTCTAGCCCAGGCGGGCTGCGGCTCCCGCCGCGCCTGCGAGCAGCTCATCACGGAAGGCCGCGTGACGATCAACGGCAAGGTCGTGACCGACCTGTCCACCCAGGTCGAGGCGGGCGACCACGTGAAGGCGGGCAAGCGTCTCCTGCGCAACGAGCGGCTGATGACCGCCATGCTCCACAAGCCGCGCGGCTTCCTCTGCACCGCCGACGATCCGGAGGGGCGCAAGACCATCTTCCAGCTCCTGCCGTCCAATTGGCCCCGGGTCTTCTACGTCGGCCGCCTTGACGCGGACAGTGAGGGGCTCCTCCTGGTGACCAACGACGGCGCGCTCTCCCAGCGCCTGACCCACCCCAGCTACAAGCTGCCGAAGACCTATGAGGTGGTCCTGGACAAGGAATTCGACTTCACCCTGGCGGAGAAGCTGAAGAAAGGCCTCTTCGTCGAGGGGCAGAAGGGCCGTTTTGAAAGCATCCACCGCCTGGGCGCCACGGTGGTGAAGGTGGTCCTCACCCAGGGGATCAAGCGGCAGATCCGCCAGATGTTCGAGCTGGTCGGCTATAAGGTGAAGCGCCTGATCCGGACCGAGATCGGCAAGCTGAAGCTGGGCGATCTGCCCGCCGGGCAGTGGCGCCTCTTGAGCGACGAGGAAATCCGCCGCTCCTTCGGCTCCGCCAAGCCCCAGCCCGCGCCCCCGTCCGCCGCCAAGAAATACAAGCAGTCGAAGTCCCGCTCCGCCTACCCCCGCCGCAGTCCCTCCGGGGAGCGGAAGCCCACCGCGGCCCGCGCGGCCCGGGAGCGCCGCCGATGA
- the argH gene encoding argininosuccinate lyase has protein sequence MSQGALWGGRFSEGTSSVMQRFSQSVSFDWRLYRHDIAGSVAHAVMLFEIGLLTQEEREAITEGLRQIEKEIDAGTFQWSLEREDVHMNIEAALTARVPAGAKLHTGRSRNDQVATDLRLWFKEEAARERAAIRLLQRALVAWARRDLDVVLPGYTHLQRAQPVSLAHHLLAYVEMLERDSGRLADAARRADVLPLGSGALAGSTLPLNRQRVAELLGFAAVSENSMDAVADRDFAVEYAAAAALCAVHLSRLAEDVILWASAEFGFVSLSDAYTTGSSIMPQKKNPDAAELVRGKTGRVVGNLVSLLTLLKGLPMTYNRDLQEDKERLFDTADTLFASLEVFAGMVDGAKARRENCRAAAADPLLLATDVAEWLVRQGMPFRQAHHVVGSAVGLAEKGGYTLDQLPLERWKDLSPLCNEEMRALLSLEGALARRVTLGSPDPVQVAAAVSRWEQKLQA, from the coding sequence ATGAGCCAGGGCGCGCTGTGGGGCGGCCGCTTTTCGGAGGGGACTTCCTCCGTCATGCAGCGGTTCAGCCAGTCGGTTTCCTTCGATTGGCGGCTCTACCGGCACGACATCGCCGGGAGCGTCGCGCATGCCGTGATGCTTTTTGAAATCGGCCTCCTGACCCAGGAGGAACGGGAGGCGATCACCGAGGGCCTGCGCCAGATCGAGAAGGAGATCGACGCCGGCACCTTCCAATGGTCCCTGGAGCGGGAGGACGTCCACATGAACATCGAGGCCGCGCTGACGGCCCGCGTCCCCGCCGGGGCGAAGCTCCATACCGGCCGCAGCCGGAACGACCAGGTGGCCACTGACCTGCGCCTCTGGTTCAAGGAAGAAGCCGCCCGGGAGCGGGCCGCCATCCGCCTTCTCCAGCGCGCCCTGGTCGCCTGGGCGCGGCGGGACCTGGACGTCGTCCTGCCCGGCTACACCCACCTGCAGCGGGCCCAGCCGGTCAGCCTGGCCCATCACCTCCTGGCCTACGTCGAGATGCTGGAGCGCGACTCCGGCCGCCTGGCCGACGCCGCCCGCCGGGCCGACGTCCTGCCCCTGGGCAGCGGCGCCCTGGCCGGATCGACCCTGCCGCTGAACCGGCAGCGCGTGGCGGAGCTGCTGGGCTTCGCCGCCGTCTCGGAAAACTCGATGGACGCGGTGGCGGACCGGGACTTCGCTGTGGAATACGCGGCGGCGGCGGCCCTCTGCGCCGTCCACCTCTCCCGCCTGGCGGAGGACGTCATCCTTTGGGCCAGCGCGGAATTCGGCTTCGTCTCCCTTTCGGACGCCTACACCACCGGCTCCAGCATCATGCCGCAGAAGAAAAATCCCGACGCGGCGGAGCTGGTCCGGGGGAAGACGGGCCGCGTCGTCGGCAACCTCGTCTCCCTCCTCACCCTCCTCAAGGGCCTCCCGATGACCTACAACCGGGACCTGCAGGAGGACAAGGAGCGGCTCTTCGACACCGCCGACACCCTCTTCGCCAGCCTGGAAGTCTTCGCCGGGATGGTCGACGGGGCCAAGGCCCGGCGGGAAAACTGCCGCGCCGCCGCCGCCGACCCGCTCCTTTTGGCCACCGACGTGGCCGAATGGCTCGTCCGGCAGGGGATGCCCTTCCGGCAGGCCCACCACGTCGTCGGTTCCGCCGTCGGCCTGGCGGAAAAGGGGGGATACACCCTGGACCAGCTCCCCCTGGAACGGTGGAAAGACCTT